The genomic window ACTTGATCTTTATGGACTGCATCCCCTTCTCGCACCGCTACTGACTCGATTCGACCCGCTACTTTTGCACCAATGTCAGTTTCATAGCCTTCAATGCGACCACCGAACCGCAGCGCGTTAGTTTGCGAGTGCGGTAAGAGAAAAAACCAGGTTATTACACCTGCACCTATGAGTAATAGGGCTACGGGGATAAGCACGCGAGGAGACGGTTTACCCTTTTTTTTCTCCGGTACAGCAGCATCAATGGGTTCTTGGGGTGGTGAGATTGACTGACTCATATTGGAGTGGGGAAGAATATCAGAATGACGGTTATAAATTGGTTAGATTAAGCGGCGTTTACTTTTTCCCTGACATCAATACCATCTTCCATATAGACGATGCGATCGGCAATATCAAGAATCCGGTTATCATCTGTCACTAAAAGAATTGTCAAACCTTATTATTTAGCTAATTTTTGCATAATTTCTACAACATCGCTGGAGAAAAATCTGCATTATTCGCTCTTTCGAGCTTTGATAAAGATGTTGCCATCTTTGCTAATGCAGTATCTGCAATTGCAAAAAGACTAAATATTCACCTTATTGGGTGAATCAATCAGTCTAGCAGTTACTCATACTCAAACCCAGAGCGATGCGTAAACTTCTTGATTGCGATCGCCCTCGATTCAAAAAGGAAAATTTATCAGCGATCGCATCACATTGCATTCCCTCCAGTTTTGTCAGAAACAATAGCACAAAAGTGTGCGATACTCACCATTTATGAGAACCCTATTTGCCTTTATGCTGAAGCGGAAAGTAGAAAAAACAGCGATGAAATTTGCCCAAAATCCCACCCGCCACCAAGGCTTGCTAAAAGCCCTAACTCTAGGTTTTTTTTTGTTGGCATTCATAATGCCCACCAGTGTTTTAGCCGACGAGAGCGAACAAGCCAAAGCTTTTGACCACACAACCACGCTTCAAACTGTACTTACCAGCAGTCATCGCTCCGCTACAAATCGGGACCGAGACAAGTACCGTCACCCAGCCCAGACTCTTGAATTCTTCGGTCTGCGCTCGAATATGACTGTGGTTGAATTGTGGCCGGGGGGTGGTTGGTATACCGAGATTCTCGCCCCGTTTCTCCAGCAAAAGGGACAATTCATAGTTACCAACTTTGCTCCCAGCACGAGTAAACAGGCTTTGGCTTTCCAACAGAAGCTAGCAGGTGAGCCAAAGATTTTTGGTAAGGTCAAAGTCGTTGAAATTAATCCCCCAAATGAACTCACCCTAGCCCCAGACAATTCCGTGGACATGATTCTTACCTTCCGTAATATTCACAACTGGGTTAAGGCTGGATATGCCGAGCAGGTTTACGCAGCGGCCTACAAAGCACTCAAGCCGGGGGGCATCCTGGGAGTGGAAGAACACCGTGCCAAACCAGGCATTTCTTTGCAAGAGAGTATCAAAACTGGCTATATGTCTGTTGATGGGGTAATTGCTGCTGTGGAGAAAGCCGGCTTCAAGTTGGTGGGCAAATCAGAGATTAACGCCAACCCAAAGGATACTAAAGACTATCCAGGTGGAGTCTGGACACTACCTCCGACCTTGAGCCAAGGACAAAAAGATAGGCAACGCTTCCTCGCCATTGGGGAGAGCGATCGCATGACTCTCAAGTTCGTCAAACCCAAAGCCCCCTAATTAGATATGTGCGATGCCTGCGGTGTTCTCGTTGCCATCGCGTAGCGTGCCGTAGGCAATCGCCTGCCTCTACATTGCTGAGGCAAACACGCTGCTTACTGTCGCAACTCTTAGAGACGCTGCGCGAACGTGAAATTAAAAATTATTAATTAAAAATTGAAGAAATCCTAATTTTGCATTTTTAATTTTGCATTTTTAATTCCCGCAGAGTGCTTGCTCTGTACCCAAAATTAATTAATTAAAAATTATTATTCTTCAAAATTATTAATTATTAATTTTTAATTCAAAAAAGGTCACCCATCCTTCAGCCGTCAATTTAGCAAGGCTACTTATTTTTCCTGAAATGTCCAGACTCCTTCATCCCAATCTGAATCTGTTGGAGGTGATTGTAACCAATGCTGACAACGCAACAGATGCAACATAGCAGCTTTATCATGGTTGTCAGCTGCTAAAACTTTGGCAAACTCGGCTCTAGCAAAGGAAAACTGGCGATTGAGGTAGTACTCGCGCCCTTTGTGATAATGCTCAATCACTTGCAATTTTTCGCTTTCAATAGGATTGGAACGCAAACCCAGTAATTCATATATAGCTACTGGCTCATTTCTGCCCTTGACACGAATGTAATCTAGTTCCCTAGCCCAAATATAATCTTGGCATGGTTTAAAAGTGTTATGGCTAATAATAATATCGCAACCATACTGTTTACTAACACTTTCTAGTCTGGAGCCAAGATTAACACCATCGCCAATAGCGGTAAATTCCATCCGCTTACTAGAGCCAATATTCCCACTAATCACGGTATCAGAATTGATGCCAATGCCAATCTTGATTCCGGGCTTATCAGCTGCGTAGCGGCGTTGATTAAATTCGTGCAGGCGATCGCGCATTTCTAAGGATGTTTGTACTGCCATCCAAGCGTGTTCTTCTAAGGGTAGGGGAGAACCAAACACAGCCATGATGGCGTCGCCGATGTATTTGTCAAGGGTACCTTTATGTTTAAAGACTGCCTCCACCATTGATTCAAAATATTCATTAAGCATACTCACCACTTCTTCTGCTTCCAAGTTTTCTGTCAAAGTGGTGTAGCCGCGAATATCCGAAAATAAAATCGAAACTTCTTTGCGATCGCCTCCTAGTTTAGCGTCATCTAGTTTCAGCAATTCTTCGGCTAATTCTTGGGTCATGTAGCGGTACATCGTACTCTTGAGCCGCTTCTCATCACTGATGTCTTCCATCACCACCAGCGCCCCACGGATTTGCTCTTGGTCGCTAGCATCGGCAATTGTATTAATCGATAAATTAATACTATGCTGTTTGATACCAGTGCTTAAGAGTGTGCGATCAGGGTAATATTGCTGGCGGCCTTTTAAGTCAACTGCGTGTAAAGCATCCTGATACCACTTGCTAAAGTCACCTTCTTTGATGCCGATCGCATCAGTAACTAATTTACCTTCTAAACGGTCTTCTGACCCCAGTCCTAGCAAACGTTTAGCACTTTCATTAGCGGCGATAATTAATCCAGTTTTATCAGTGGAAACCACTCCATTGGAAAGACTACGCAGAATATCCCGTTGCATTTGTTCTTGTTGCTTGACTGTGGCAAACAACTGGGCATTTTGCAGCGCTACTCCCGCTTGAATATTAAAAGCTTCCATAAATTCTTCATCGTTGCGGTCAAAGCTAGCTTGGAAGCAGTCGGGAGCTTTCGGCCAATCAGCTGGATTATAATGGGGAAAATCTCCTGATTTCTTTTTATTTACGAGTTGGGTAACGCCAATCAGTTGTTGATCGGCGTTAAATACTGGCATACAAAGCAAGCTACAGGTACGATAGCCATTTTGCTGGTCAATTTGTTTGGCTGTCTCCGAGTCAGAATGGTCATACAAGTCAAAGGCAATATTTAGTTTTTTACCAGAAACAGCTACTAGACCAGCAAAGCCTTTACCTACGGGAACTCGCAACTCCTTAGTTGAACCATCATCCTGGGTGATTTTCGTCCACAATTCATGGCGATCGCGGTCTATTAACCATAGGGTACTGCGATCGGCATTCATCAATTCCTTGGCTTCATCCATTACCCGTTTGAGGGTGTCTTCTAAGTCGAGACTGCTTTGAGAGAGGGACTTGATCGCCTTCATCAGCGCCGCCACTGCTCTTTGTTTTTGGGTAGCTACATAAAAAGAGCGTGAGGATTCTAAAATTAGGCGAATCGAAGCGGCAAATTCTCGAAATAATTGTTCGTCAGCACAGATAAAACCTTTGGTATCAATGCGCTCTGCAAGTGGAGCATCGTGATTATTCCCAGATTTTAATTTATTCAGTAATTGCACTACCGCAACTAATTGCCTATGTTCATTCAACAATGGCAAAGCCAGCATGGTGTAGGTGCGATAGCCAGTTCTTTTTTCTTGTTCTTGGGCAAAATGCGATCGCGGGTCATTATAAAAATCAAAGGGAATATTGATAACTTCCTTGGAGGTGGCGACTTCCCCAGCAATGCCTTTATCAGCGGGGATGCGAATTTCTAAAGAGCGATCGCCCTCCCCCTCAGCCAGAATTGACCAGAGTTCTTGTTTTTCTTCATCCAATAAAAATATCGTCGTCCGGTCTGCCCCTAGTAATTCCCCGGTTTTCAAGGTAATCGAATGCAACATTTCTTGCAGAAGAGTTTCAAACCCGTGAGAATCTAGCATTGACAGGGTTTGATGGACAATCTGTAATTTTTGCTCGACATCCTTAACGACCTGTTTAAAAGTATCCTGAGTCAGGGGAGCAAGAAACGTAGAAAAAGTTCCCTGTCTTGTGGCAAGAGTACCTACAGGAGCCGAATTTGCTTGTAATTCGCGGTTTTCTTGGTTGTGAACACCAATAATCATATCGGCGGTCTCCCCACAACTTCCTTGATACACTGACATAATCGGTATTTTATATAGCAGGATAAGATTTTAGATTTAACAATGAAATTAAATTTATGTAAGTGGTGCTAAAAGCAACAATTGTTTGATATTACCCATAGTTTAATCGCTTGTTTAGCTAGCGTCATCCTGTGGAGTCAGGTGGAAGCCAAGCAATTTTGGATAATGGAATTGTCGATAGCGCAGCGTAAAGCCTGCGACATGGCAACTCTTAGAGACGCTCTTGCGTTCGCTTAGAGCGAGTCCGCGAGCGTTGGATTTGAAATTTGCGATAATTATCATGTCCGGGCAATTACAGCTATTTTCAGGTAAATAGACCACGCGGTAGGGGCGCAAGGCCTTGCGCCCCTACGACAGATGTGGTTCAAATACTTGAATTTTGCTGTAAGCATAATACCCCAAGCCCAAAGAGCCAAAGCTGCGTTTGAGCTAACCTAAGAGCCTGCTGTTAGGGGGTGGGGTGAATTTCATTTTCAAAAAATTTATTTTTGTAATAAATCTAATAATACGATCGCCTTTACCAATTCCTGTGGATCTACAGGTTTGGAAATATGCTGTTGAAATCCGACAGCGATCGCTTGCTGCTGATCCATCTCACCAGCATAGGCAGTTAAGGCGATCGCTGGAATTGTCCCGCCTTGCTCTGGTTTTAGACTCCTCACCTGTCGCATCAGCATGTAACCATCCATTTCTGGCATCCCAATATCGCTGATGATCAGATTTGGTTAGGATTGACTCAGTGCAGTTAAAGCTGCAATGGCTGAGGTTACGGTGATCACAGTTGCACCATACTGCTCTAGCATGAAGGACAAAAATTCTCGCATATCTGCATCATCATCCACCACGACTGCTGCTGCAATGTTTAACCTTTGAGCGATCGCATACTCATGTCTAAGTTGCTCAATATTATTAGGTATACACTGTTCTGCACGTAGCCCTTTGATAATTACCGGACACTGATCTTTAACCTTGATTCCACGGTATATGACTGCTTTTACCCCTGCTTTTAATAAAGCGACAATTTTAAATCCAGGTAATGCAATCATCATGCCAAATACTCCAGGCGTACTGCTTCAGGAATAATCCGAGCTTAATTGTATTTTAAATACATTTCCTTGGGCAGATGAAATTTAGATGATATCAGGTTCGGATAATTACTTCTGCTGACTCACAAACAAAAAATAAGCTAAAATTCAAGCATAGTAAGCATTTCCCGCTCAGAAACTTCCCATGCTTGATAACCTGCAAACCCAAATTTACCAATTAGAACAATTTGCCAACAGCCTCGTTTCTAACCAACTGACACACCTGAGTGTGGGGAGTATTGGTATCATCTTTGCAGCTGGCTTGCTCACCAGTCTCACACCCTGTATGCTTTCTATGCTGCCAATTACCATTGGTTACATCGGTGGTTATGAAGCCAAAAGCCGTTTGCAAGCAGCTGCTCAATCAACTTGGTTTGCTTTCGGATTAGCAACTACATTGGCAGGATTAGGTATTTTAGCAGCTTTGGTGGGAAAAGTCTACGGTCAAGTGGGAATTGGTTTGCCGATTATCGTCAGCATTATCGCCATTCTCATGGGGCTGAACTTACTGGAAGCACTACCTCTGCAATTTCCATCCTTGGGTGAAACGAATTGGATTTCGCCAGATTTACCAGCAGGATTGCGTTCCTATTTGCTGGGGCTGACTTTCGGCTTAGTCGCATCCCCTTGTAGCACGCCTGTTTTAGCTAGCTTACTAGGTTGGATTGCCAATACACAAGACTTAATTTTAGGCGCTGTTTTGCTACTTTCTTACACAGGCGGTTATGTAGCACCATTGATTTTGGCGGGTACTTTTACAGCTTCAATTAAAAAGTTACTGGAATTGCGTCGCTGGTCTGGTTGGATTAACCCAGTCAGCGGGGCGCTGTTGGTAGGATTCGGTGTATTTTCCTTAATTTCTCGGATTCCCATTGGCAGTTTTTAATTTCAATCCTTGATAGTGCCTGATTGAGATTTATATTATCAATACACTTGTAGCATTTTACACATAATGACTATAGAAGATTCAGCGGACAAAGAATTAAAATGGTGGGCAGTACCTGGGCAATTCTTACGGCAGGAGCTTTTGCCTGTACTGACCAACTTACGACTAGCGATCGCACTATTTCTATTGATTGCAATCTTTAGTTCCACCGGAACTGTAATTGAGCAAGGTCGCTCACCCGCATTCTACCAAGCTAACTACCCAGAACATCCAGCTTTATTTGGTTTCTTAACTTGGAAGGTAATTCAGGTAGTTGGGTTAGACCACGTATATCGTACCTGGTGGTTTCTGGCATTACTCATCTTATTTGGCACTAGCTTAACTGCTTGTTCTTTTACTCGTCAGTTACCAGCCTTAAAAGCTGCCCAGCGCTGGAAATATTACGAAGAACCACGGCAATTTCAAAAGTTAGCTTTAAGTGCAGAACTAGATACTGGTTCTTTGAATTCTCTGAGCGAAATATTAGAGAAACGCCGCTATAAAATTTTTCCAGATCAAGAAAAAGAAAATCTTCTCTATGCCCGCAAGGGAATAGTCGGACGCATCGGCCCAATTATTGTTCATATTGGCATCGTAGCTATTCTGCTAGGCGGAATTTGGGGGGCGATGACTGGGTTTCTTGCTCAGGAAATGGTTGCCAGTGGTGATACATTTCAGGTGAAAAATATTGTAGATGCTGGCCCTTTAGCAGCAGCCCAAGTCCCGAAAGATTGGGCTGTACGAGTCAATCGTTTTTGGATTGACTACACTCCATCTGGCGGCATTAATCAATTTTATTCCGATATGTCTGTCTTGAATAATCAGGGAAAGGAAGTTGATCACAAGAAGATTTTTGTCAACGAGCCTCTGCGCTATCATGGCGTCACTTTCTACCAAACTGATTGGGGAATTGCAGCTGTTCGCGTCCAATTTAACAACAGCCCGATTTTTCAGCTACCGATGGCGCAATTGAACACGAACGGTAACGGCCGCATTTGGGGAACGTGGGTTCCTACGAAACCGGATTTGAGTGAGGGTGTCTCCCTGTTAGCCAAAGACTTGCAAGGGATGGTATTAATTTATGATCCCACTGGCAAACTCGTTGATACTGTCCGCACTGGGATGTCCACCCAAGTCAATGGCGTGAAGCTGAAAATTCTGGATGTGATTGGTAGCACTGGCTTACAAATTAAAGCCGATCCAGGCATACCAATTGTTTACTCAGGGTTTGGCTTGCTAATGCTGGGTGTGGTGATGAGTTACTTCTCCCATTCGCAAATATGGGCATTGCAAAAAGGCGATCGCTTGTATGTGGGTGGTAAAACTAATCGCGCCCAAGTTGCTTTTGAACAAGAGGTTTTGGAGATTTTAGATCGGCTGAGTTCCCAGCCAAAAGGTGAGGAGAAAGAGACGCCAATTGAAGTTTAAACGCAAAGGAGCGCAAAGTAAATCGCAGACGAACGCATAGCATAAGTGATAACTTTGTGTACCTTTGCGTGAACCTCTGCGCCCCTACCCTGCGGGAAGGCGAAGTGCCTATGCGTTTCAAAGTTATTTACAATTAATTACGCCCACACGGCTACAAATTGAAAAATTATTAGAGGTGTTTATTAAAGATTGGAACAAAAGATTTCTATATCTGCTCAAGTTCAATCCAAAGGATGCGCTTACCTTCTACCCCTAATCGCTGTTTCGTTGAGTATTACTTCTTGCACTGGGGATCATAGAAACATCAAGCATATTTCTATCGTTGGTGCCGGAGCAAGTTTTCCCGCGCCTTTGTACGAGCGCTGGCTTTCAGATTACAATCAGAAAAATCCCAATGTGGAAATTAACTATCAAGCTATAGGGAGCAGTGCTGGAGTGCAACAACTCATTGAAGGTACTGTGGACTTTGCAGCTAGTGATGTGGGAATTACAAATGAACAAGCAGCCAAGATAAAACGGGGAGTGATCGCTTTGCCAATAACTGCCGGTTCTATTGTACTGGCTTATAACCTCACACCAGTTGCACAGCAGTCGCCTCAAGTCAATGTGCCAACGAATCTAAGGTTACCACGCCAAGTTTACGTAGATATCTTCCTCGGAAAAATTACGAATTGGAATCATCCTAGAATAGCCGCAGCTAATCCAGGGGTAAGTTTGCCCAATTTACCGATTCAAGTCGTACATCGAACTGATGGGAGTGGGACTACGAGCGTGTTGACGCAACACCTAAGTGCTATAAGTCCAGAATGGAAAAGCAAAGTTGGGGCTGGTAAAGCTGTAGCATGGCAAGTAGGAATTGGTGGAAAGGGTAACGAAGGTGTTACCGCCCTGATTCAACAGATACCAGGAGCTATTGGCTATGTAGAGTACATTTACGCCAAACAAAATAAACTTTCTGTGGCTGCTTTAGAAAATAAATCTGGTAATTATATTACGCCGACACCAAAATCTGTAGCTCAAACCTTAGAGGCAGTGAAATTACCTGCCAATAACTTGATTGCTTTTATCACCGATCCTACAGATGCCCAGTCTTATCCCATCGTCACTTACAGCTGGCTTTTAACTTATCACCAATATCCAAACCGAGTCAAAGCTCAAGTGCTGAAAAACTTTGTTGATTGGGTTGTGATTGAGGGGCAAAAATCCAGTTTGGAACTCGGATATATTCCTTTGTCTAAAAAAGTTGTGGTTCAAGTGCAATCTGCCGTCAAGAAAATTGCTGAATAACGCTAATCAATGATGATATTACTTTTGGTGATGCACTTCAACCACGGTATGTACATTGCCGCGAGGCGTAAAATCTGCTTTCACCGTGACTTCTAACGGATCACAAGCAGCTACAAAATCATCCAAAATTTGATTGGCAGATTCTTCGTGAGAAATGTAGCGATCGCGGTAACTGTTAATGTAAAGCTTAAGCGCCTTCAATTCCACTACCCGCTCATCAGGCACATAGGTAACGTAAATTGTCGCAAAGTCAGGATAGCCGGAAAACGGACATTTACAAGTAAATTCCGGCAAAGTAATATTAATGTCATATCGCCTACCCACACGCGGATTCCGAAAGGTAATTAGTTTACCTTCGGCAATGTCGCGTTCACCATACTTCATTTCTAGGCTTGCCTGGGATACACTTTCAGCTGAGGAATTACTCATAAGTTATTAAATATGATTATTTGCTAGTTTGGGCAAACGAGAAAATGGGGAGACTAATAAATCGTAAATCCTTACTCAGCATCTCAATACTCTTCTTTCTCCCAGTCTGGACAATTCTCATCTTCACAACCGTGAGGATGCATGGCACAAACTAATAAATTACCACCGTAAACCTGACCGTGGTAGTGAGTACAACCGATGCAGGCAGGATTTTTTTCGGCTGTGGGTTCAACTGAATAAGGAAAGCCCGGATCTACATCTGTTACAATGTCTTCCAGTTCCCAGTAAGCTTCCAACATTGGTTCAGCCAAATCCTGTAAATACTGATCGACTTCAGTGACAATGTTAGGGACTTGCTCGGTGATTTCTTCCGTTAGCTCAAAAAAAGCGTCTACCATTTCACTCATTCCCAGGAAGAAACGCTCTACTTCATCAGCCACTGTTTCGACGATTTCTGCTAAATCTTTTTGCCACTGTTCCATAAACTTGACACCCTTACAGGCTATAAACAGGACGGTTTGTGTTATCTGGCTGTAAGCACTAGAATACACATTAAGCAATGTATCTTACTCAAGTTTCTATCTGAAGTGCCACTTATTACTAATATTTCAATCAAAGAATATTTTTTATTAATCGCGTTGCAATCGTTTTAACTCATTTTGCAGGTCTAGCACTTCTTGGCGTAATTTATCCACATTCTCATCAGCTGCTCCCTCTTTCACCGTTGGTTCTTCATCTTCCTCTAAAATTTCAATGCGGCGAGGTTCAGAAGGGGGTGTTTCTGGTGAGGTTTCACCAGATGCTTGGGCCTGTTGGGCTTGCTTCATCATATCTTCAACGAAGCGGCGGGCTTCTTCTGTGTTCATTTCGCCCTTTGCCACCATTTCATCTGCCAGTTTTTGGACTTGCGATCGCACTTGGGCTAATTTTCCCCCTGCTTTCTCACCTGCGTAAGAAGCTAATCCAACACCGAGGTAAAAAGCTTTTTGAACAATATCTCCAAAACCAGCCATTGTTGCTGAACGCTCCTAAAAATAGGGCGACCCGGAGACTACGCCTATCACAAGCCTCCCGTGTTGCTGCTACCTTCCGGTTCTGACAAGATTTGGGTGTTGCAATCGCATAGATCCAGGTCTTCTAAAAGCATAACATTAAAAGTCAGTAAGTGTGTGTTATTCCATAACA from Nostoc sp. UHCC 0926 includes these protein-coding regions:
- a CDS encoding class I SAM-dependent methyltransferase, translating into MRTLFAFMLKRKVEKTAMKFAQNPTRHQGLLKALTLGFFLLAFIMPTSVLADESEQAKAFDHTTTLQTVLTSSHRSATNRDRDKYRHPAQTLEFFGLRSNMTVVELWPGGGWYTEILAPFLQQKGQFIVTNFAPSTSKQALAFQQKLAGEPKIFGKVKVVEINPPNELTLAPDNSVDMILTFRNIHNWVKAGYAEQVYAAAYKALKPGGILGVEEHRAKPGISLQESIKTGYMSVDGVIAAVEKAGFKLVGKSEINANPKDTKDYPGGVWTLPPTLSQGQKDRQRFLAIGESDRMTLKFVKPKAP
- a CDS encoding phasin family protein, coding for MAGFGDIVQKAFYLGVGLASYAGEKAGGKLAQVRSQVQKLADEMVAKGEMNTEEARRFVEDMMKQAQQAQASGETSPETPPSEPRRIEILEEDEEPTVKEGAADENVDKLRQEVLDLQNELKRLQRD
- a CDS encoding cytochrome c biogenesis protein gives rise to the protein MTIEDSADKELKWWAVPGQFLRQELLPVLTNLRLAIALFLLIAIFSSTGTVIEQGRSPAFYQANYPEHPALFGFLTWKVIQVVGLDHVYRTWWFLALLILFGTSLTACSFTRQLPALKAAQRWKYYEEPRQFQKLALSAELDTGSLNSLSEILEKRRYKIFPDQEKENLLYARKGIVGRIGPIIVHIGIVAILLGGIWGAMTGFLAQEMVASGDTFQVKNIVDAGPLAAAQVPKDWAVRVNRFWIDYTPSGGINQFYSDMSVLNNQGKEVDHKKIFVNEPLRYHGVTFYQTDWGIAAVRVQFNNSPIFQLPMAQLNTNGNGRIWGTWVPTKPDLSEGVSLLAKDLQGMVLIYDPTGKLVDTVRTGMSTQVNGVKLKILDVIGSTGLQIKADPGIPIVYSGFGLLMLGVVMSYFSHSQIWALQKGDRLYVGGKTNRAQVAFEQEVLEILDRLSSQPKGEEKETPIEV
- a CDS encoding cytochrome c biogenesis protein CcdA, whose protein sequence is MLDNLQTQIYQLEQFANSLVSNQLTHLSVGSIGIIFAAGLLTSLTPCMLSMLPITIGYIGGYEAKSRLQAAAQSTWFAFGLATTLAGLGILAALVGKVYGQVGIGLPIIVSIIAILMGLNLLEALPLQFPSLGETNWISPDLPAGLRSYLLGLTFGLVASPCSTPVLASLLGWIANTQDLILGAVLLLSYTGGYVAPLILAGTFTASIKKLLELRRWSGWINPVSGALLVGFGVFSLISRIPIGSF
- the pstS gene encoding phosphate ABC transporter substrate-binding protein PstS, which encodes MEQKISISAQVQSKGCAYLLPLIAVSLSITSCTGDHRNIKHISIVGAGASFPAPLYERWLSDYNQKNPNVEINYQAIGSSAGVQQLIEGTVDFAASDVGITNEQAAKIKRGVIALPITAGSIVLAYNLTPVAQQSPQVNVPTNLRLPRQVYVDIFLGKITNWNHPRIAAANPGVSLPNLPIQVVHRTDGSGTTSVLTQHLSAISPEWKSKVGAGKAVAWQVGIGGKGNEGVTALIQQIPGAIGYVEYIYAKQNKLSVAALENKSGNYITPTPKSVAQTLEAVKLPANNLIAFITDPTDAQSYPIVTYSWLLTYHQYPNRVKAQVLKNFVDWVVIEGQKSSLELGYIPLSKKVVVQVQSAVKKIAE
- a CDS encoding adenylate/guanylate cyclase domain-containing protein, with protein sequence MSVYQGSCGETADMIIGVHNQENRELQANSAPVGTLATRQGTFSTFLAPLTQDTFKQVVKDVEQKLQIVHQTLSMLDSHGFETLLQEMLHSITLKTGELLGADRTTIFLLDEEKQELWSILAEGEGDRSLEIRIPADKGIAGEVATSKEVINIPFDFYNDPRSHFAQEQEKRTGYRTYTMLALPLLNEHRQLVAVVQLLNKLKSGNNHDAPLAERIDTKGFICADEQLFREFAASIRLILESSRSFYVATQKQRAVAALMKAIKSLSQSSLDLEDTLKRVMDEAKELMNADRSTLWLIDRDRHELWTKITQDDGSTKELRVPVGKGFAGLVAVSGKKLNIAFDLYDHSDSETAKQIDQQNGYRTCSLLCMPVFNADQQLIGVTQLVNKKKSGDFPHYNPADWPKAPDCFQASFDRNDEEFMEAFNIQAGVALQNAQLFATVKQQEQMQRDILRSLSNGVVSTDKTGLIIAANESAKRLLGLGSEDRLEGKLVTDAIGIKEGDFSKWYQDALHAVDLKGRQQYYPDRTLLSTGIKQHSINLSINTIADASDQEQIRGALVVMEDISDEKRLKSTMYRYMTQELAEELLKLDDAKLGGDRKEVSILFSDIRGYTTLTENLEAEEVVSMLNEYFESMVEAVFKHKGTLDKYIGDAIMAVFGSPLPLEEHAWMAVQTSLEMRDRLHEFNQRRYAADKPGIKIGIGINSDTVISGNIGSSKRMEFTAIGDGVNLGSRLESVSKQYGCDIIISHNTFKPCQDYIWARELDYIRVKGRNEPVAIYELLGLRSNPIESEKLQVIEHYHKGREYYLNRQFSFARAEFAKVLAADNHDKAAMLHLLRCQHWLQSPPTDSDWDEGVWTFQEK
- the queF gene encoding preQ(1) synthase, yielding MSNSSAESVSQASLEMKYGERDIAEGKLITFRNPRVGRRYDINITLPEFTCKCPFSGYPDFATIYVTYVPDERVVELKALKLYINSYRDRYISHEESANQILDDFVAACDPLEVTVKADFTPRGNVHTVVEVHHQK